From a region of the Candidatus Aegiribacteria sp. genome:
- the pyrF gene encoding orotidine-5'-phosphate decarboxylase, with amino-acid sequence LYVAVTSREMANMKALFEELAGLPVGLKVGLELFVKEGPSLLEEIREAGFPMFLDLKFHDIPFTVAGAVRSACCYEPELINIHASGGFEMMKAAADAVEGKTRILAVTVLTSLSPEDLCFLGFEGEPADLVEKMAVSAKRAGIHGVVCSPLEAAIVREATGPDFLIVTPGVRPSGASKDDQKRTATPFNAIMAGATSLVVGRPITQADNPRGAAESILDEISQALHNR; translated from the coding sequence GACTATATGTAGCTGTGACCAGCCGTGAGATGGCGAACATGAAAGCACTATTTGAAGAGCTGGCAGGTCTCCCGGTCGGGCTTAAAGTCGGCCTTGAGCTTTTTGTGAAGGAGGGGCCGTCTCTCCTTGAGGAAATCAGGGAAGCCGGTTTTCCGATGTTTCTTGACCTCAAGTTTCATGACATACCCTTTACAGTCGCTGGCGCGGTAAGATCCGCATGCTGCTACGAGCCAGAACTTATTAATATCCACGCTTCCGGTGGATTCGAAATGATGAAAGCGGCTGCCGATGCCGTAGAAGGTAAAACAAGAATACTCGCGGTAACAGTTCTGACAAGTCTATCGCCTGAAGATCTTTGTTTTCTCGGTTTCGAAGGAGAACCTGCGGATCTTGTTGAAAAGATGGCAGTGTCAGCGAAGAGAGCCGGTATTCACGGTGTTGTATGCTCTCCCCTTGAAGCCGCCATAGTAAGGGAGGCGACAGGTCCGGATTTCCTGATTGTAACGCCGGGCGTAAGACCTTCGGGAGCATCGAAGGATGACCAGAAACGGACGGCAACTCCTTTTAACGCAATCATGGCTGGCGCAACCTCTCTTGTTGTGGGCAGACCGATTACACAGGCTGATAATCCTCGCGGAGCAGCCGAATCAATCCTCGATGAAATCTCACAGGCTCTGCACAATCGGTAA
- a CDS encoding thymidine phosphorylase has product MKITDLIAATRDGIRIPEIDIYEFAAAIGSGEIPDYQAAAWLMAAYIKGLQRDETVALTLAMRDSGTIIKWSEGLPLADKHSTGGVGDKVSLILAPLAAAAGLRIPMISGRSLGHTGGTLDKLESIPGMNVQLPLAEFVELVEKNGVAMSGQTDELAPADRRLYALRDTTSTVTSIPLISASILCKKLAENTDVLVFDIKVGKGAFMKNLSQAEELAGELTAISRDIGVKAEALITSMDYPLGMKTGNALEVQESLDVLEGRGPDDIRELSVRLTASMLCQAYPSRYDDTESAVSFCELLIANGSALSKFVTMIEAQGGDLEAFASLREAPVKREVLASRSGYWNGINAYVIGEAVRNLGGGRYSMDQKIQPDVGWEQLIPGGTDVTEGDILGLVHAESREDAETALERISDAADWDQPAEPLVRKVI; this is encoded by the coding sequence ATGAAGATCACCGATCTCATCGCTGCTACAAGAGATGGCATCAGGATCCCTGAAATCGATATCTACGAATTCGCGGCAGCGATAGGTTCGGGCGAAATCCCTGATTACCAGGCTGCTGCCTGGCTGATGGCCGCTTACATAAAGGGTCTTCAACGGGATGAAACCGTTGCTCTTACCCTTGCGATGAGGGACAGCGGAACAATTATCAAGTGGAGCGAAGGCCTTCCTCTTGCCGATAAGCACAGCACCGGCGGTGTGGGTGATAAAGTATCACTTATTCTTGCCCCGCTGGCCGCAGCGGCCGGACTTAGAATACCGATGATAAGCGGAAGAAGCCTGGGGCATACAGGGGGTACTCTGGATAAGCTGGAATCGATTCCGGGAATGAACGTTCAGTTACCCCTTGCTGAATTTGTTGAGCTGGTTGAAAAAAACGGAGTTGCCATGAGCGGCCAGACCGATGAACTGGCTCCCGCTGACAGGAGGCTCTATGCTCTGCGGGATACTACTTCCACCGTCACGTCAATTCCCCTTATCAGCGCCAGTATACTATGTAAGAAACTGGCTGAGAATACCGATGTACTTGTGTTCGATATAAAGGTAGGTAAAGGCGCTTTTATGAAAAATCTCTCTCAGGCGGAAGAACTTGCCGGGGAGCTTACAGCGATTTCACGGGATATCGGTGTAAAGGCGGAAGCCCTTATCACATCCATGGATTATCCTCTTGGCATGAAAACGGGCAACGCTCTGGAAGTACAGGAGTCACTTGACGTTCTGGAAGGCAGAGGGCCGGATGATATAAGGGAACTGTCGGTAAGGCTTACCGCTTCTATGCTATGCCAGGCTTATCCATCCCGTTATGACGATACAGAATCGGCGGTAAGTTTTTGCGAATTACTGATAGCGAACGGTTCTGCACTGAGTAAATTCGTTACAATGATAGAAGCTCAGGGCGGTGATCTTGAGGCCTTCGCGTCCCTCCGGGAAGCGCCTGTAAAAAGGGAGGTTTTAGCATCACGTTCAGGTTACTGGAATGGAATTAACGCTTACGTAATTGGAGAAGCCGTTCGAAACCTCGGAGGGGGAAGATACAGCATGGACCAGAAAATACAGCCGGATGTTGGCTGGGAACAGCTTATCCCGGGTGGTACAGATGTAACCGAAGGTGATATACTTGGGCTGGTACATGCCGAATCCAGGGAAGACGCGGAAACAGCATTGGAAAGAATCTCGGACGCAGCTGACTGGGATCAGCCTGCTGAACCTCTTGTCAGGAAAGTGATATGA
- a CDS encoding transglycosylase domain-containing protein, which produces MSRRNGLLRAGILAASAISASLFILFGIDAIASLPVHSALKQIDSSVSIGDFSITSGVLLLEDIRFPEKDFFVRRAVIYWSGSPFNPRVDSILVHGGNWRIGRSSGTDVNPSSRRDIPPGRFDNFEVVSSSDTAVISGSFSGGLSGDSLQLMVETSWGMGRGKVFIGSQKDSIHVNWFRCDRLPAGLINVPEMLRDLVFEGCVSASRSDHLSAEGLITEVDGESAEVYFELNDSSGSLEICLSTDLSNVRDVLVAQSAALLGDIYIDFDPAGYFTMEFTDFDTIGVSVNAMLDSIRMFSPGLADDTVNTAAALRFEGMVCVSSWDVRIDSGTVVFGNQQVNFELNGSFDEYPRLSLRLWSESLSGEDITSSVPSELLGSLEGLELGGEASFDVLVVLDWETPDSSDFQAIVDVSDLSVQASPISIGQLRNRGSCLMRDSWGNRRRIYLDTLENQEFVLFDSLHPSFEGLLRCAEDATFRSHSGFCLYHIRNSIRANMKSGKFTRGGSTITMQLARNLFLGREKTFARKMQEVFLTWRLEVYLSKNRMIEIYANIVELGPDVFGFQEAARYYFSRDFRELSTRQVAYLVSILPGPSLYYRYFRNNSVPLCWENYLDRLINISENRGWIDPDSATRALADSIMFRGI; this is translated from the coding sequence TTGAGCCGAAGGAACGGGCTGCTCAGGGCAGGGATACTGGCCGCTTCAGCAATTTCAGCAAGCCTGTTCATACTCTTCGGAATTGACGCAATCGCTTCGCTGCCAGTTCATTCAGCTCTAAAACAAATCGATTCATCCGTCTCAATTGGTGATTTCAGTATTACGTCAGGCGTGCTTCTGCTTGAGGACATCAGATTTCCCGAAAAGGATTTTTTCGTACGGAGAGCAGTGATATACTGGAGTGGCAGCCCATTTAATCCCCGCGTTGACAGTATTCTGGTGCATGGTGGAAACTGGAGAATTGGCCGAAGCAGCGGCACGGATGTGAACCCTTCCAGCCGAAGGGACATTCCCCCGGGAAGGTTCGACAACTTCGAAGTAGTAAGCAGCAGCGATACGGCAGTTATATCGGGTTCTTTCTCCGGTGGACTTTCTGGAGATTCGCTGCAGCTGATGGTGGAGACCAGCTGGGGAATGGGCAGGGGAAAAGTGTTCATCGGTTCACAAAAGGACAGTATTCATGTTAACTGGTTCCGTTGCGACAGGCTTCCCGCAGGTCTTATAAACGTGCCTGAAATGCTCCGGGATTTGGTGTTTGAAGGTTGCGTATCTGCTTCCAGAAGCGATCATCTATCCGCAGAAGGGCTGATAACCGAAGTTGATGGCGAATCGGCGGAGGTGTATTTTGAGCTTAACGATTCTTCGGGTTCGCTGGAAATATGTCTCTCCACCGATCTTTCAAACGTCAGAGATGTCCTTGTTGCCCAGTCCGCTGCTCTTCTGGGTGATATTTACATCGATTTTGATCCTGCAGGATACTTCACTATGGAATTCACGGATTTCGATACTATTGGAGTATCCGTTAATGCCATGCTTGATTCCATCAGGATGTTTTCACCAGGCTTGGCTGATGATACGGTGAATACCGCTGCGGCGCTGAGATTCGAAGGGATGGTGTGTGTCAGCTCATGGGATGTGCGTATCGATTCGGGTACTGTTGTTTTCGGAAACCAGCAGGTGAATTTCGAATTGAATGGCAGCTTCGATGAATACCCCAGACTTTCGCTTCGACTCTGGAGCGAATCCCTTTCCGGTGAGGATATCACATCATCGGTTCCATCTGAACTCCTCGGCAGCCTGGAAGGACTTGAGCTGGGAGGAGAGGCTTCATTTGATGTTCTCGTAGTGCTTGACTGGGAAACTCCCGACAGTTCTGATTTTCAGGCTATTGTGGATGTATCGGATCTTAGTGTCCAGGCCAGCCCAATCTCCATAGGTCAGCTCAGAAACAGGGGGTCCTGCCTTATGCGTGACAGCTGGGGCAACCGAAGGAGAATATATCTTGATACACTTGAGAATCAAGAATTTGTGCTTTTCGACTCACTTCATCCATCCTTTGAGGGGTTGCTCAGGTGTGCTGAAGATGCCACTTTTCGTTCCCATAGTGGTTTTTGCCTTTATCACATCAGGAATTCAATTCGGGCGAACATGAAAAGCGGTAAGTTTACCAGGGGAGGCTCTACGATAACCATGCAGCTTGCCCGGAACCTATTCCTTGGCAGGGAGAAGACCTTCGCGAGGAAAATGCAGGAGGTATTTCTGACCTGGAGGCTTGAAGTGTATCTTTCCAAGAACAGGATGATCGAAATCTACGCTAACATTGTTGAACTGGGACCGGATGTGTTCGGTTTCCAGGAGGCTGCCAGATACTATTTCAGCAGGGATTTTCGGGAACTCTCAACAAGGCAGGTAGCCTACCTGGTCTCAATACTGCCGGGTCCGTCCCTTTACTACAGGTATTTCAGAAACAACAGCGTGCCGCTATGCTGGGAAAACTACCTGGACAGACTGATAAACATCTCGGAAAACAGAGGCTGGATCGATCCGGACTCAGCCACCAGGGCCCTGGCAGATTCCATAATGTTCAGAGGAATTTAG